The Candidatus Vesicomyosocius sp. SY067_SCS001 genome includes a window with the following:
- a CDS encoding imelysin family protein: MTIQKKLMISFGLTVVMIISAASVFLSRDEINPLLITYANIATVNYMDALNDAKKLGTKLKDFTNNPTIETMGNAKAAWLNARESYGQTEAFRLSNGPIDVEEGWHTSYGAPEGRLNAWPLDENMIDYITNSKGRKTSGNIIDTPGMFNPGGENPLLIDVSIITSDVLAALNGNGGYANVATGYHVIEFLLWGQDQDYANFIKDNVTHGALLAGQRALTDYTINANADRRKQYLNAAVSLIIADLESITSAWADGDSTNYKAALLGKNSDVTKNINAKVALKQIFSGLGIFIKSELANERIAIAVLTPSEEDEHSCFSDNTHRDITQNFQGFKNLLFGTYNSFDYGVALIDAMKDKTKLMGLIASVNTKINQMNTLAQVSRHFDYQIRPNDSQARQIKKLKNELRAIGDQMIYVAKSNGIDLTVGNIMDVGEIKL, encoded by the coding sequence ATGACAATTCAAAAAAAATTGATGATTTCATTTGGTTTAACAGTGGTAATGATAATTTCTGCTGCAAGTGTATTCTTGAGTAGAGATGAGATTAATCCGTTGTTAATCACTTATGCAAATATTGCAACTGTAAACTATATGGATGCTCTGAATGATGCCAAAAAATTAGGGACAAAACTGAAAGATTTTACAAACAATCCTACAATAGAAACAATGGGAAATGCAAAAGCTGCATGGCTGAATGCTCGTGAATCTTATGGTCAAACTGAAGCGTTTAGATTGTCTAATGGGCCTATTGATGTAGAGGAAGGTTGGCATACATCTTATGGGGCACCAGAAGGGCGATTAAATGCTTGGCCATTAGATGAAAATATGATTGACTATATAACCAATTCCAAGGGTAGAAAAACATCAGGTAATATTATTGACACCCCAGGTATGTTTAATCCAGGCGGGGAAAATCCTTTATTAATTGATGTAAGTATAATTACTTCTGACGTGTTAGCAGCGCTTAATGGAAATGGTGGTTATGCTAATGTTGCAACAGGTTATCACGTTATTGAGTTTTTATTATGGGGTCAAGATCAGGATTATGCTAATTTTATAAAAGATAATGTAACTCATGGTGCTTTGTTAGCAGGTCAGAGAGCACTTACTGATTATACGATTAATGCAAATGCTGATCGTCGTAAACAATATTTAAATGCAGCAGTAAGTCTAATTATTGCTGATTTAGAGTCAATAACTTCGGCTTGGGCAGATGGCGATAGTACTAATTATAAAGCAGCATTATTGGGTAAAAATTCTGATGTGACTAAGAATATTAATGCAAAGGTGGCACTTAAGCAAATTTTTTCTGGGTTAGGTATTTTTATTAAATCTGAACTTGCTAATGAACGTATTGCAATAGCAGTATTAACACCATCTGAAGAAGATGAGCATAGTTGTTTTTCTGATAATACACATCGTGATATAACGCAAAATTTTCAAGGTTTTAAGAATTTGTTGTTCGGTACTTATAATAGTTTTGACTATGGTGTAGCACTTATTGATGCTATGAAAGATAAGACTAAGTTAATGGGTTTAATTGCATCAGTAAATACTAAAATTAATCAAATGAATACATTGGCACAAGTAAGCCGTCATTTTGATTATCAAATTCGTCCGAATGATTCTCAAGCTAGGCAAATAAAAAAACTTAAAAATGAGTTAAGAGCCATTGGTGATCAAATGATTTATGTAGCAAAATCAAATGGTATTGATTTAACAGTTGGAAATATAATGGATGTTGGGGAAATTAAACTATAA
- a CDS encoding di-heme oxidoredictase family protein: protein MLGKLNYKYLAVLIILLLVISLMEMVFANDFSNLSTYELNQSFTQVQPNLSNDKLDKFILGKSFFRIPWVEAPSSTTARDGLGPLFSANTCINCHAKNGRGKVFEVNNIVDKSHVIHLSIPSNGTDEHQGIIAKLGFIPEPNYGVQISINGVPGVPFEAKSLVHYSTKNIHYTDGTIISLQQPIVKLEKLGYGDLLPNTIISARIAPALVGLGLLEQITDEQILANEDINDANHDGISGKANRVWSEQTNKIEIGRYAWKASAPTVKYQSANAAVNDMGLTNPIYEHQSCTLMQVECINSSKDGEKHELTAQRLNAISYYLTHLKLPKSIISQYQGQRLFSKIGCSQCHVPSYLLPNITIYPYSDFLLHDMGKDLADGRSEFDALGNEWRTPPLWRLGRVSLILKDNKNFLHDGRARNLEQAIIWHGGESGKSKTLFMNLPVSSRGKILQFLNEI, encoded by the coding sequence ATGTTGGGGAAATTAAACTATAAATATTTAGCAGTTTTAATCATACTATTGCTTGTTATTAGTCTAATGGAAATGGTTTTTGCTAATGATTTTAGTAATTTATCAACTTACGAGTTAAATCAATCTTTTACGCAAGTTCAACCTAATTTAAGTAATGATAAACTGGATAAGTTTATTTTAGGAAAAAGTTTTTTTCGTATTCCTTGGGTAGAGGCTCCTAGTTCAACAACAGCACGTGATGGATTAGGTCCATTATTTAGTGCTAATACTTGTATTAATTGCCATGCAAAAAATGGTCGTGGAAAAGTATTTGAAGTAAATAATATTGTTGATAAGTCGCACGTAATACACTTATCCATACCTTCAAATGGTACTGATGAGCATCAAGGAATAATAGCTAAACTTGGTTTTATTCCTGAACCTAATTATGGTGTTCAAATTAGTATTAATGGAGTTCCTGGTGTGCCTTTTGAAGCTAAGTCTTTGGTGCATTATTCAACTAAAAATATTCATTATACTGATGGCACTATCATCAGTTTGCAACAACCAATAGTTAAATTAGAGAAATTGGGTTATGGTGATTTGCTTCCTAATACAATTATTTCTGCTAGAATTGCACCAGCACTTGTGGGTTTGGGGTTATTAGAACAAATTACTGATGAACAAATTCTAGCTAATGAAGATATTAATGATGCTAATCATGATGGTATTTCTGGTAAAGCTAATAGGGTTTGGTCAGAACAGACTAATAAAATTGAGATTGGTCGTTATGCTTGGAAAGCTTCTGCACCAACAGTAAAGTATCAATCAGCCAATGCTGCTGTTAATGATATGGGTTTAACTAATCCTATTTACGAACATCAGTCGTGCACATTAATGCAAGTTGAATGTATTAATTCATCAAAAGATGGAGAAAAACATGAGCTAACAGCGCAAAGATTAAATGCTATTAGTTATTATTTGACACATTTGAAACTACCAAAATCTATTATTAGCCAATATCAAGGACAAAGACTATTCTCTAAAATAGGATGTTCACAATGTCATGTTCCAAGTTATTTATTGCCTAATATTACTATATATCCATATAGTGATTTTCTATTACATGACATGGGAAAGGATTTAGCAGATGGTCGTTCAGAATTTGATGCTTTAGGTAATGAATGGCGCACACCTCCATTGTGGAGATTGGGCAGAGTCTCTTTAATACTTAAAGATAATAAGAATTTTTTGCATGATGGTCGTGCACGCAACCTAGAACAGGCAATTATTTGGCATGGTGGTGAGTCTGGTAAGTCTAAAACTTTGTTTATGAATTTACCTGTTAGTAGTAGAGGTAAAATATTGCAATTTTTGAATGAGATATAG